The Corynebacterium freiburgense region CTGAAACCAGTGACGTGGGTTTAACTATACTAACCCGATCGGCATTGCTTAATGCGAAACGTACAATCCAATTCTCAGACAACAATGGCATTGTGGCACTAAACCAGTGGTCATCAAGCTTTTCACCGATGGTTATTGGGAAATAGTCTGCCAACCATAGTGCATCTGCGGCAATTTTGAGCTCTACTTCCTCTCTCCCAAAATCAAAAGGGTTTTTGGTATTGAACTTTAAGCGATCCAGATGAGGTTGCGCTGGTTTGTCTAAAACTTCGATGGCTTGTATACGGTCTGTGCGAAATGTTCGATGCGCATCTGCAGCCTCGTCCCAGGCAGTGAGATATGTAATGCCTTCCCTGGAAAACACTCGGGCGGGACTTACCGTTCGTTGGGAACGTTCATCATTGCTAGCGCTGTGGTACTCAAATTGCACTTGCGTTTGCTGTTCGAGGGCGGTTCGAATGGCTTCAAGGACCGGTTGAGTGGGCACTTCACCAGCGATGGAATCTACCAGGGCAACAGTTTCTTCCTGCATAATGCTGCGAAGTTTCTTCGCCGCGCTCAATACTGCGGAACGATCGGTCAAGCCTGGAACATTTTCCAGCGAATCTAAAGCCAAAAGCAGTGCACCAGCTTCGGTTTGGGTCAAGCGTAGTGGCTGGTCCATACCTTGATTATTGGTAACGGAAACACCCATATAACTGTGTTCAAGGTCGACTAAATCATCGGGAAACATCCCCGGCAGACCGCAGCACCATAGCCTATCGAGGTCATCTTTAATTTCATTAGGTTTCCTGCCCAGATCCGTTGCCGCCTCCATAATGGTGCGATCAGGGTGCGCCTCAAAATACGGCAATAGATTCAGCATGCGAACCAAATCTTCTAAACGTGCTGCATTAACGCCCATTGTAAACCTCCGCTGCTTGCTGCAATTGCGTTACGACGTCCCGGCGCACCTGCTCAGGCGCCAGCACCACCGCATGCGGTGCATAGGCCGCAGCCATACGCACCAACCAATCTCGATCAATATTTTGAAGATCCCACGTACCATCATTACGCTGTGTTCCCTGAGACGTAAGCTCATAAGCCCGGCCCGGTTCGACAGAGATGTGGGCGTCGATTAGCTCTTTGCCTTGACGTAACGTTTGCTCCACAATCTCCTGTAAATCAGCGTCCCCACGGATATATTCGGCCGCTCCAGTAATAGCAATATTGCTTACTCGGGTAATCCGAAATGAGCGCGGAGCTTTACGATCAATATCAAAACCCACTAAATACAAACGATCCCGAACATTGACCAAGCCCCAAGGGTCCATCGTACGGATGACTGCATCGGTGGTTTTTGTCGACTGATAATCAAAGCTAATGCGTCGACCTTTACGAGTGGCCGTTAATAATGCATCTAATTGTTTGGCGCTTAACCCCGAAACATCATTGGTAGCCGTAAATTGCGGGGCTGCGCTTAATTCTCGATCGGCACCCCCAGCGGCGAGCTTTGTCCATCCGGAGCGGGCAAAAGCCCCGAGGTCACGATCGAAACCGAGCTCCCCGGCCAGCCCTAAGACCGTGGCTTCAGCGGGAGTAAAGTTTACCGGCGGCAACATATATTGTTCCCTTTGAAGCCGATAACCTGCCTGTGCTACCGATTCAATTGGAACCCCGACCTTAGCTAGAATTGCACGATCCCGAGTAAAAATCGTATGAAATGAAGCCGCCGAATACTGGCTATAGCCATCAACATTTTCATGAATCCATTGCGGAGTAAGAAACTTCCGCCCCAGACGGTCGGCATTTAAAAACGCAAACGTTAGATTTGTTAAACGCTCAATCACATGGTCTCGAGCAGCCATTACTATATACCTCGCTGAGTTTTCATATATTCAATAAGCTCATCAACACGATCATCAATAGTTGCAAAAGGATCCCCAAGCTCTACCGAGATTGGCTCTGGACGATTTACCTTTAACCGCATCCAATCCACAGTCACCGAAGC contains the following coding sequences:
- a CDS encoding helix-turn-helix transcriptional regulator; translated protein: MGVNAARLEDLVRMLNLLPYFEAHPDRTIMEAATDLGRKPNEIKDDLDRLWCCGLPGMFPDDLVDLEHSYMGVSVTNNQGMDQPLRLTQTEAGALLLALDSLENVPGLTDRSAVLSAAKKLRSIMQEETVALVDSIAGEVPTQPVLEAIRTALEQQTQVQFEYHSASNDERSQRTVSPARVFSREGITYLTAWDEAADAHRTFRTDRIQAIEVLDKPAQPHLDRLKFNTKNPFDFGREEVELKIAADALWLADYFPITIGEKLDDHWFSATMPLLSENWIVRFALSNADRVSIVKPTSLVSAMGDRSRSALAAYDETSDN
- a CDS encoding helix-turn-helix transcriptional regulator: MAARDHVIERLTNLTFAFLNADRLGRKFLTPQWIHENVDGYSQYSAASFHTIFTRDRAILAKVGVPIESVAQAGYRLQREQYMLPPVNFTPAEATVLGLAGELGFDRDLGAFARSGWTKLAAGGADRELSAAPQFTATNDVSGLSAKQLDALLTATRKGRRISFDYQSTKTTDAVIRTMDPWGLVNVRDRLYLVGFDIDRKAPRSFRITRVSNIAITGAAEYIRGDADLQEIVEQTLRQGKELIDAHISVEPGRAYELTSQGTQRNDGTWDLQNIDRDWLVRMAAAYAPHAVVLAPEQVRRDVVTQLQQAAEVYNGR